A part of Arthrobacter dokdonellae genomic DNA contains:
- a CDS encoding adenylate kinase, which translates to MLIIGPPGSGKGTQAERICAELGIVAISTGDIFRANVKGETPLGLEAKKYMDNGDFVPDSVTNRMVRDRLAQDDVSDGFLLDGYPRTTAQVDELDDILATAGVVLDVVVQLTADDEELVKRLLGRARDTGRSDDNEAVIRHRLDLYREQTEVVVARYAERGILAKVDGLGGMDDVTDRIMDAIKNI; encoded by the coding sequence ATGCTGATCATTGGACCTCCCGGGTCAGGCAAAGGAACGCAGGCCGAACGCATCTGTGCCGAACTGGGCATCGTCGCCATTTCCACAGGCGACATCTTCCGTGCCAACGTCAAGGGTGAAACCCCGTTGGGCCTGGAAGCGAAGAAGTACATGGACAATGGCGACTTCGTGCCGGACAGCGTGACCAACCGGATGGTTCGTGACCGGCTCGCCCAGGATGACGTCAGTGACGGCTTCCTGCTGGACGGTTACCCCCGCACCACGGCCCAGGTCGACGAGCTCGACGACATCCTGGCCACGGCCGGCGTCGTGCTTGACGTCGTGGTCCAGCTGACGGCCGACGACGAGGAACTCGTCAAGCGCTTGTTGGGCCGGGCCCGGGATACCGGCCGCAGCGACGACAACGAAGCCGTCATCCGCCACCGACTGGACCTCTACCGGGAACAGACAGAAGTCGTGGTGGCGCGCTATGCGGAGCGCGGCATCCTGGCGAAGGTCGACGGCCTGGGCGGCATGGACGACGTCACGGACCGCATCATGGACGCCATCAAGAACATCTAG
- the secY gene encoding preprotein translocase subunit SecY — translation MLTAFGRAFRTPDLRRKLLFTLGILAIFRLGAFIPSPGVDYRNVQQCVNSANTSEGIYQLVNLFSGGALLQVSIFALGIMPYITASIIVQLLRVVIPRFQELHLEGAQGQGQLTQYTRYLTIALGLLNATTLVTLARSGQLFAGCGAAGSATPLIPDDSLVVVGLLILTLTAGSGLIMWMGELVTEKGVGNGMSLLIFVAIAARFPTALGAILKTQGWGTFLIVLLLGLVIVALVVFVEQSQRRVPVQYAKRMIGRRTMGGTSTYIPIKVNMAGVIPVIFASSMLYLPSLLAQFATPKNSANIPGWIEWINTYLTRGDHPIYMLMYFLLTIGFTYFYVAITFNPEEVSDNMKKYGGFIPGIRAGKPTQDYLQYVISRVTLPGSLYLGIIALIPLIALVLIGANQNFPFGGTSLLIVVGVGLETVKQIDAQLQQRHYEGLLR, via the coding sequence TTGCTTACCGCATTTGGCCGCGCCTTTCGCACGCCTGATCTGCGACGCAAGTTGTTGTTCACGCTGGGAATCCTCGCCATCTTCCGCTTGGGTGCATTCATCCCCTCGCCCGGAGTTGACTACCGAAATGTCCAACAGTGCGTAAATTCCGCCAACACCAGCGAAGGTATTTACCAGCTCGTTAACCTGTTCAGCGGCGGCGCCCTGCTTCAGGTTTCGATCTTTGCGCTGGGCATCATGCCGTACATCACCGCGAGCATCATTGTTCAGCTCCTGCGCGTGGTCATTCCCCGTTTCCAGGAACTGCACCTGGAAGGCGCCCAGGGCCAGGGCCAGCTGACGCAGTACACGCGCTACCTGACCATCGCCCTTGGCCTGCTCAACGCCACCACGTTGGTGACGCTGGCACGCTCCGGCCAGTTGTTTGCCGGCTGCGGCGCGGCCGGCAGCGCAACCCCGTTGATCCCGGACGACAGCCTGGTGGTCGTCGGCCTGCTGATCCTGACCCTGACGGCCGGTTCGGGCCTGATCATGTGGATGGGCGAGCTCGTCACCGAAAAGGGCGTCGGCAACGGCATGTCCCTGCTGATCTTCGTGGCCATCGCCGCACGGTTCCCGACCGCCCTCGGCGCCATCCTGAAGACCCAGGGCTGGGGCACGTTCCTGATCGTCCTGCTCCTCGGGCTGGTTATCGTCGCACTGGTCGTGTTCGTGGAGCAGTCCCAGCGCCGCGTCCCCGTCCAATATGCAAAGCGCATGATCGGCCGGCGCACCATGGGCGGCACCAGCACCTACATCCCCATCAAGGTCAACATGGCCGGCGTCATCCCGGTCATCTTCGCCTCGTCGATGCTGTACCTGCCCTCGCTGCTGGCCCAGTTCGCCACACCCAAAAACAGTGCCAACATTCCGGGCTGGATTGAGTGGATTAATACCTACCTCACGCGTGGCGACCACCCGATCTACATGCTGATGTACTTCCTGTTGACCATCGGGTTTACGTACTTCTATGTCGCGATAACTTTCAACCCCGAAGAAGTCTCTGACAATATGAAGAAGTACGGCGGCTTCATTCCCGGTATTCGTGCCGGCAAGCCCACGCAGGACTACCTGCAGTACGTAATCTCACGCGTCACTCTGCCGGGATCGCTCTACCTGGGCATCATCGCCCTGATCCCACTCATCGCCCTCGTCCTGATTGGGGCAAACCAGAACTTCCCGTTCGGCGGCACCTCGCTGTTGATTGTTGTCGGTGTCGGGTTGGAGACGGTCAAGCAGATTGACGCACAGCTCCAACAGCGCCACTATGAAGGGTTATTGCGATGA
- the rplO gene encoding 50S ribosomal protein L15, translating into MAEKNTAETAEKQNALKVHHLRPAPGAKTAKTRVGRGEGSKGKTAGRGTKGTKARYQVKAGFAGGQLPLHMRLPKLRGFKNPFRVEFQVVNLDKLNELFPDGGVVTVETLVEKGAVRKNQPVKVLGTGDITVKVDVTAHAFSTSAAEKISAAGGSTTEL; encoded by the coding sequence GTGGCTGAGAAGAACACTGCTGAAACTGCTGAAAAGCAGAATGCACTGAAGGTTCACCACCTGCGCCCGGCGCCCGGTGCCAAGACGGCAAAGACCCGTGTTGGCCGTGGTGAAGGATCCAAGGGTAAGACCGCAGGCCGCGGTACCAAGGGTACCAAGGCCCGCTACCAGGTAAAGGCCGGCTTTGCCGGCGGCCAGCTGCCGCTGCACATGCGCCTGCCCAAGCTGCGTGGCTTCAAGAACCCGTTCCGCGTTGAGTTCCAGGTTGTCAACCTGGACAAGCTGAACGAGCTCTTCCCCGACGGCGGCGTTGTCACCGTCGAGACCCTGGTAGAGAAGGGTGCGGTTCGCAAGAACCAGCCCGTGAAGGTGCTGGGCACCGGCGACATCACCGTCAAGGTTGACGTCACCGCTCACGCGTTCTCCACCAGCGCGGCGGAAAAGATCAGTGCTGCAGGTGGCTCGACCACCGAACTCTAA
- the rpmD gene encoding 50S ribosomal protein L30, whose product MTTPKNVQPSDAKLKITQIRGVIGVKQNQKDSLRSLGLKHIGDSVVRTADAVTAGMINTVPHLVKVEEAK is encoded by the coding sequence ATGACTACACCGAAGAACGTTCAGCCTTCCGACGCGAAGCTGAAAATCACTCAGATCAGGGGCGTCATCGGCGTCAAGCAGAACCAGAAGGACTCCCTTCGCTCACTGGGCCTGAAGCACATCGGCGACTCTGTCGTTCGTACGGCTGACGCAGTGACCGCGGGCATGATCAACACGGTTCCGCACCTTGTCAAGGTTGAGGAGGCGAAGTAA
- the rpsE gene encoding 30S ribosomal protein S5, producing MSEATAADGAAAKTETAAATDGGRGRGGRDGGRGGREGGRDGGRGRGRDGGREAEKNQFIERVVNINRVAKVVKGGRRFSFTALVIVGDGNGLVGVGYGKAKEVPAAIAKGVEEAKKSFFRVPLIGKTVPHRVQGEAAAGVVLLRPAAAGTGVIAGGPVRAVLECVGIHDVLSKSLGSSNAINIVHATVDALKRLEDPKAVAARRGLPLDEVAPDVLLRNMQKAGL from the coding sequence GTGTCAGAAGCAACTGCAGCTGACGGCGCGGCTGCCAAGACCGAGACCGCAGCAGCAACCGACGGCGGCCGTGGCCGCGGCGGTCGCGACGGAGGTCGTGGAGGCCGCGAAGGCGGTCGTGACGGTGGCCGTGGCCGCGGCCGCGACGGTGGCCGCGAGGCCGAGAAGAACCAGTTCATCGAACGCGTTGTCAACATCAACCGCGTTGCCAAGGTGGTCAAGGGCGGTCGCCGCTTCAGCTTCACCGCTCTCGTGATCGTTGGCGACGGCAACGGCCTGGTCGGCGTCGGCTACGGCAAGGCCAAGGAAGTTCCCGCGGCCATTGCCAAGGGCGTGGAGGAAGCCAAGAAGTCCTTCTTCCGCGTTCCGCTCATCGGCAAGACCGTCCCGCACCGCGTGCAGGGTGAGGCCGCTGCCGGCGTCGTCCTGCTGCGTCCGGCTGCCGCCGGTACCGGTGTGATCGCCGGTGGTCCGGTGCGCGCCGTGCTGGAATGCGTTGGCATCCACGATGTGCTGTCCAAGTCCCTCGGATCCTCGAACGCCATCAACATTGTTCACGCAACCGTTGATGCGCTCAAGCGCCTGGAAGACCCCAAGGCGGTTGCGGCCCGCCGCGGACTGCCCTTGGACGAGGTCGCCCCGGATGTGCTGTTGCGCAACATGCAAAAGGCAGGTCTGTAA
- the rplR gene encoding 50S ribosomal protein L18, with protein sequence MALSVRGKSKAAARGRRHLRVRKRISGTTVRPRLVVNRSARHIFVQVIDDTQGLTLVSASTLEADMRSFDGDKTAKAKRVGELVAERAKAAGIDAVVFDRGGNRYHGRVAAVADGAREGGLAL encoded by the coding sequence ATGGCACTGTCCGTAAGAGGAAAGTCCAAGGCCGCAGCACGCGGCCGTCGCCACCTGCGCGTACGCAAGCGCATCAGTGGAACCACCGTGCGCCCGCGCCTGGTGGTCAACCGTTCTGCGCGCCACATCTTCGTGCAGGTCATCGACGACACCCAGGGCCTGACCCTGGTGTCCGCGTCGACCCTGGAGGCAGACATGCGCTCCTTCGACGGTGACAAGACCGCCAAGGCCAAGCGCGTTGGCGAGCTCGTCGCCGAGCGGGCCAAGGCTGCCGGCATTGACGCTGTGGTGTTCGACCGTGGCGGCAACCGCTACCACGGCCGCGTCGCAGCTGTCGCCGACGGTGCACGCGAAGGCGGTCTGGCACTGTGA
- the rplF gene encoding 50S ribosomal protein L6 has product MSRIGRLPISVPAGVEVKIEDSLVSVKGPKGTLEHTVASPIEVALEENTITVTRPNDERASRSLHGLTRTLIDNLIIGVTQGYEKKLEIVGTGYRVAAKGANLEFALGFSHPVVVEAPAGITLTVEGPTKLSVAGIDKQQVGEVAANIRKLRKPDPYKGKGVRYAGEIIRRKVGKAGK; this is encoded by the coding sequence ATGTCACGTATTGGACGTCTCCCCATCTCCGTGCCTGCCGGCGTCGAGGTCAAGATCGAAGACAGCCTCGTTTCCGTCAAGGGCCCGAAGGGAACGCTGGAGCACACTGTGGCCAGCCCCATTGAGGTTGCTCTCGAAGAAAACACCATCACGGTGACCCGTCCCAACGATGAGCGCGCATCACGCTCACTCCATGGCCTGACGCGTACCCTCATTGACAACCTGATCATCGGTGTCACGCAGGGCTACGAGAAGAAGCTGGAAATTGTTGGTACCGGTTACCGCGTAGCCGCCAAGGGCGCAAACCTCGAGTTTGCCCTCGGCTTCAGCCACCCGGTTGTCGTCGAGGCACCGGCCGGCATCACCCTGACGGTTGAGGGCCCCACCAAGCTCTCCGTCGCAGGCATTGACAAGCAGCAGGTGGGCGAAGTTGCTGCCAACATCCGCAAGCTGCGCAAGCCCGACCCCTACAAGGGCAAGGGCGTTCGCTACGCAGGCGAGATCATCCGCCGCAAGGTCGGAAAGGCTGGTAAGTAA
- the rpsH gene encoding 30S ribosomal protein S8 → MTMTDPVADMLTRLRNANSAHHDSVSMPFSKLKGHIADILKAQGYIAGWKVEDAEVGKKMTIDLKYGPSRERSIAGLRRISKPGLRVYAKSTNLPNVLGGLGVAILSTSSGLLTDRQAAKKGVGGEVLAYVW, encoded by the coding sequence ATGACAATGACAGATCCTGTCGCAGACATGCTTACGCGTCTGCGCAACGCAAACTCGGCACACCACGACTCCGTGTCCATGCCGTTCAGCAAGCTCAAAGGCCACATCGCCGACATCCTCAAGGCACAGGGCTACATCGCCGGCTGGAAGGTCGAAGACGCCGAAGTTGGCAAGAAAATGACCATCGACCTGAAGTACGGCCCCAGCCGCGAGCGTTCAATCGCCGGCCTGCGCCGCATCTCCAAGCCCGGCCTGCGCGTTTACGCAAAGTCCACCAACCTCCCCAACGTGTTGGGCGGTTTGGGTGTCGCCATCCTGTCGACGTCGTCCGGTCTGCTGACCGACCGCCAGGCTGCCAAGAAGGGCGTGGGTGGGGAAGTCCTCGCCTACGTCTGGTAG
- the rplE gene encoding 50S ribosomal protein L5 → MSAAVAENTPKVSPRLKTRYAAEIKATLTQEFGYANVNQVPRLVKVVVNMGVGDAAKDSKIIDGAVRDLTAITGQKPQVSKARKSIAQFKLREGMPIGCHATLRGDRMWEFLDRLVTLALPRIRDFRGLSGKQFDGNGNYTFGLTEQVMFHEIDQDAIDRVRGMDITVVTTAKTDDEGRALLKALGFPFKSEDN, encoded by the coding sequence ATGAGCGCCGCAGTTGCAGAGAACACGCCCAAGGTCTCGCCTCGCCTGAAGACCCGCTACGCAGCGGAAATCAAGGCGACGCTGACGCAGGAATTCGGTTACGCGAACGTCAACCAGGTTCCGCGCCTGGTCAAGGTCGTTGTCAACATGGGTGTTGGAGATGCCGCCAAGGACTCCAAGATCATTGACGGCGCCGTCCGCGACCTCACCGCCATCACCGGCCAGAAGCCCCAGGTTTCCAAGGCCCGCAAGTCGATCGCACAGTTCAAGCTGCGCGAAGGCATGCCGATCGGCTGCCACGCCACGCTGCGTGGGGACCGCATGTGGGAATTCCTCGACCGCCTGGTCACGCTGGCACTGCCCCGTATCCGCGATTTCCGCGGCCTGAGCGGCAAGCAGTTTGACGGCAACGGCAACTACACCTTCGGTCTGACCGAACAGGTGATGTTCCACGAGATCGACCAGGATGCCATTGACCGCGTACGCGGCATGGATATCACCGTCGTGACCACGGCCAAGACCGACGACGAAGGCCGCGCGCTGCTCAAGGCGCTTGGCTTCCCGTTCAAATCCGAAGATAACTAA
- the rplX gene encoding 50S ribosomal protein L24, whose amino-acid sequence MAKIKKGDLVQVITGGKAERGGDRGKQGKVLKVFPETNRVLVEGINRVTKHTKAGQTERGTTTGGIEIVEAPIHISNVAVVDPSTKKPTRVGYRIETVERDGRERQVRVRVAKGSGKDLA is encoded by the coding sequence ATGGCGAAGATCAAGAAGGGTGACCTGGTTCAGGTCATCACAGGTGGCAAGGCCGAACGTGGCGGCGACCGTGGCAAGCAGGGCAAGGTCCTGAAGGTTTTCCCCGAGACCAACCGCGTGTTGGTTGAAGGCATCAACCGCGTCACCAAGCACACCAAGGCTGGCCAGACGGAACGTGGCACCACCACCGGTGGCATTGAAATCGTCGAGGCTCCCATTCACATTTCCAACGTTGCCGTGGTGGATCCGTCCACCAAGAAGCCGACCCGCGTTGGCTACCGCATCGAGACCGTTGAGCGCGATGGCCGCGAGCGTCAAGTACGCGTCCGCGTTGCCAAGGGCTCGGGGAAGGATCTGGCATGA
- the rplN gene encoding 50S ribosomal protein L14 — MIQQESRLKIADNTGAKEILTIRVLGGSGRRYAGIGDTIVATVKDAIPGGNVKKGDVVKAVIVRTKKERRRADGSYIKFDENAAVLLKNDGDPRGTRIFGPVGRELRDKKFMKIISLAPEVL; from the coding sequence GTGATTCAGCAGGAGTCGCGGCTTAAGATCGCCGACAACACGGGTGCCAAGGAAATCTTGACCATCCGCGTTCTCGGTGGATCCGGGCGCCGCTACGCAGGCATTGGCGACACCATTGTCGCTACCGTCAAGGACGCAATTCCCGGCGGAAACGTAAAGAAGGGTGACGTCGTCAAGGCTGTCATCGTTCGCACCAAGAAGGAACGCCGCCGCGCGGACGGTTCCTACATCAAGTTCGACGAGAATGCAGCAGTGCTTCTCAAGAACGACGGGGACCCCCGCGGTACCCGTATCTTCGGCCCGGTTGGCCGTGAACTTCGTGACAAGAAGTTCATGAAGATCATCTCGTTGGCTCCGGAGGTGCTGTAA
- the rpsQ gene encoding 30S ribosomal protein S17 has protein sequence MRGYVVSDKMDKTIVVEVEDRVKHALYGKVLRRNKKVKAHDEGNTAGIGDLVIISETRPLSATKRFRLVEIVEKAK, from the coding sequence ATGCGTGGCTACGTCGTCTCCGACAAGATGGACAAGACCATCGTCGTCGAAGTTGAGGACCGTGTTAAGCACGCCCTCTACGGCAAGGTCCTGCGCCGCAACAAGAAGGTCAAGGCCCACGATGAAGGGAACACCGCCGGCATCGGCGACCTCGTCATCATCAGCGAGACCCGTCCGCTCTCGGCAACCAAGCGCTTCCGCCTGGTTGAGATCGTCGAGAAGGCCAAGTAA
- the rpmC gene encoding 50S ribosomal protein L29: MSVGSKDLAPAQLDGFDNERLVEELRKAKEELFNLRFQSATGQLESHGRLRVVKRDIARIYTVLRERELGIRPDAVAAAPVEKASKKADKGAKKASKKAEETEEVAK, from the coding sequence ATGTCAGTTGGATCGAAGGATCTGGCCCCCGCACAGCTTGACGGGTTCGACAACGAGCGTCTTGTTGAAGAACTCCGGAAGGCCAAGGAGGAACTGTTCAACCTGCGCTTCCAGTCCGCCACCGGTCAGCTGGAAAGCCACGGCCGCCTGCGCGTCGTCAAGCGCGACATCGCCCGCATCTACACGGTGCTGCGCGAACGCGAGCTGGGTATCCGCCCGGACGCTGTTGCTGCAGCACCCGTGGAGAAGGCCTCCAAAAAGGCTGACAAGGGAGCCAAGAAGGCCTCCAAGAAGGCTGAAGAAACTGAGGAGGTCGCCAAGTGA
- the rplP gene encoding 50S ribosomal protein L16, giving the protein MLIPRRVKYRKQHHPGRTGQATGGTTVTFGEWGIQALTPAYVTNRQIESARIAMTRHIKRGGKVWINIYPDRPLTKKPAETRMGSGKGSPEWWIANVKPGRVLFELSGVSEEVAREALRLAIHKLPLKARIVRREGGE; this is encoded by the coding sequence ATGCTTATCCCACGTCGAGTAAAGTACCGCAAGCAGCACCACCCGGGTCGCACCGGGCAGGCTACGGGCGGCACCACGGTCACGTTTGGTGAGTGGGGCATCCAGGCCCTGACGCCCGCTTACGTCACCAACCGCCAGATCGAGTCCGCTCGTATCGCCATGACGCGTCACATCAAGCGTGGCGGAAAGGTGTGGATCAACATCTACCCTGACCGTCCGTTGACGAAGAAGCCTGCCGAAACCCGCATGGGTTCCGGTAAGGGTTCGCCCGAGTGGTGGATTGCGAATGTCAAGCCCGGCCGTGTTCTCTTTGAACTCTCCGGTGTATCAGAAGAGGTAGCTCGCGAGGCACTGCGCCTGGCGATCCACAAGCTGCCGTTGAAAGCACGCATCGTGCGTCGCGAAGGTGGTGAGTAG